Within Thermoplasmata archaeon, the genomic segment CCAGCAGATGTAGACGGTGGTCACCACATGGTGCTTGGACCAGTCCATGATCTCCTTGAGTTCCGGCCAATAGTCCACCTCTTCATATTCTATATCCTCTAAAGGGGCCCCGGTGATGATCATGCCGTCCAGGTTCTCATGTCTGATGTCATCGAAAGTTTTGTAGAACCTGTCCAGATACTCGCGGGAGATATGCTTCGATTCGTGGGAGGCAGGGACCAATAGGGTTATGTCAATCTGCAGAGGAGTGTTGCTGAGCAACCTCATTAGCTGTATCTCAGTCTCCACTTTGGTGGGCATCAGATTGAGTATCGCAATCTTAAGGGGCCTGATGTCCTGACTGAGAGCCCTTGTCTCTTTCATGACGAATATGTTCTCCTTCTCCAATTGGGAGAAGGCGGGAAGTCCGTCGGGAATGTTTATCGGCATATCATCACCACAAGGTCTAATCCAAATTGTGTATTTAGTAATTCCTACCAATTTAATAGGTAGGTTTTTAATCATCTTGTGTGTTGTAGGCCCCGGTGATCAAATGACAACACCGAATGGATACAAACTCGAGACTTTGCAGGTACATGCTGGTCAGGAGAAGGCCGATCCTGCGACCGACTCCCGCGCAGTACCCATCTATATGACTACATCCTATGTCTTCAAGGACTCCGCAACGGCAGCCGGACGTTTCGCCCTCACGGAACCGGGAAACATCTACACAAGACTGATGAACCCCACATCCTCGGTGTTCGAAGAGAGGATCACTGCACTCGAAGGAGGGGTAGCCGCGCTCGCCACCGCATCGGGATCGGCTGCGATCACATATTCGATACAGAACATCGCCCTCGCAGGGGACCACGTCGTCTCCTCTGCCAACGTCTACGGCGGTACCTTCAACCTTCTGGCCAACACCCTCAGGGAACAGGGAATCGAGACCACCTTCGTGGACCCTTCCGACCCCGAGAACTTCAGGAAAGCCATTAAACCCAACACCAAGCTGCTCTACACCGAGATCCTGGGCAACCCGAACTCCGATGTCGCCGACATCGATGCGATCTCCAAGATCGCCCACGAGAACGGGATCCCGCTCATCGTCGACAGCACATTCAGTCCGCCCTCCGTATTCAGGCCCATCGAGCACGGCGCAGACATCGTGGTGCACTCCGCTACCAAGTTCATCGGAGGGCACGGTGTCGCAATGGGAGGAGTGATCGTCGACAGCGGAAACTTCGATTGGGCGCAGAACGACAAGTTCCCCACGCTCTCGAAGCCCAACCCATCCTATCACGGAGTGGTATTCACCGAGGCCGTCGGCAAGGCGGCATTCGTCGTGAAGATCCGTACCACCCTCATGAGGGACCAGGGGGCCGCCATCTCACCTTTCAACTCGTTCCTGCTGCTGCTAGGGCTGGAGACGCTGTCCCTGCGTACCGAACGCCATATCGAGAACGCCCTGAAGGTCGTGGAGTTCCTGAAGAACCACCCCCAGGTGGAGAAGGTCAACCATCCTTCCCTGGAGACCGGTGCGAAGAAGGAGCTCTATGACAGATACTTCCCGAAAGGGGCCGGATCCATCTTCACCTTCGAGCTCAAAGGAGATGCCCAGAAGGCCAAGAAGTTCACGGAGTCCCTCCAGCTGTTCTCCCTGCTAGCGAACGTCGCGGATGTGAAATCCCTGGTGATCCACCCCGCATCCACCACGCACTCGCAGATGGAGGAGAAGGACCTTCTGGCGAGCGGCATCAAGCCAAACACCATCCGTCTCTCCATCGGTACGGAGCACATCGACGACATCATAAACGATCTCAAAAACGCATTCGAAGCAGTCAAGGAGTGAAATCAATGCTTTACAAATCAATCGACGAGACAATCGGAAACACACCTCTGGTGGAATTCACAAACCTGGAGAAGGAACTGGGCCTCAAGGCCAAGATCTTCGGTAAGATGGAGTACTTCAACCCCGCTGGATCCGTCAAGGACAGGATCGCGAAGGCGATGATCGACGAGCTCGAGAAGCAGGGCAAGATCAACAAGGACACCATCCTCATCGAACCCACATCCGGGAACACCGGTATCGCTCTGGCATCCATCGCGACCGCCAGGGGATACAAGATCAAGATCGTGATGCCCGAGACCATGTCCATCGAGCGCCGCAAGCTCATCAAGGCATACGGAGCGGAGCTCGTCCTCACAGAGGGAGCCAAGGGAATGAAGGGAGCCGTCGCCAAAGCTGAGGAGCTCTCCAAGGAGATACCCAACTCGGTCATACCCGGACAGTTCGTCAACCCTGCCAACCCCGAGATCCATTTCAAGACCACAGGTCCCGAGATCTGCAAGGATCTCAACGGAAAGGTGGACATCCTCGTCGCCGGAGTCGGAACTGGAGGTACCATTACCGGAGCCGGAAAGTATCTTAAATCTAAGATTCCTAGTGTTAAGGTGGTCGCAGTGGAACCCAAAGGTTCACCGTTGCTGTCCGAAGGAAAGACCGGACCCCACAAGATACAGGGAATCGGAGCAGGATTCGTCCCCGACACACTGGACACAAAGATCTACGATCAGGTCATCGCAGTGGAGGACAACGACGCCTTCGTCAACGGAAGGCTCGTCGGAAAGACGGAAGGGGTCCTTGTGGGAATCTCCGCAGGGGCAGCCATCACAGCCGCGATCCAGCTGGCCAAGGATCCAGCGAACGAGGGAAAGAACATCGTCGCCATCCTTGCCGACACTGGAGAGAGATATCTGTCCACAGCACTGTTCGAGGAATGAGACATGAGTCTGTTGGTATCCACAAAGGGAAGGTACGCATTGCGCGTCATGCTCGACATGGCCGAGCAGGGGGAAGGTGCGGTCGTACCCCTCAAGGATATCGCCAACAGACAGGGACTGTCACTCAAGTACCTTGAGGCCATAATGCCGAACCTCAAGGAATCCGGTCTTGTGACCGGGGTCGCGGGCAAGGGCGGCGGATACAAGCTGTCCAAGCCTGCCGACCAATACACGGTGGGCGAGATACTCAAAGTCTCCGAGGACCAGCTCGCCCCCGTGGCATGCCTCAACGAAGGCTTCGTCTGCGCCAAGGCGGACACATGCAAGACCCTTCCGATGTGGAGGAAGCTCGACGGGATAATATCCGATTATCTGGACACCGTCAGGCTGACGGACCTACTCTGAACATTCTTTCACAATCTAGACTTGTTGTATTTCATTAAGTCACCATCCGAACTCATAAAAACCTGGTGCCCATATCCTCTTTCAGAGGATCACATGAGCGGTTGGACCTACGAGAAATCGGGCGTTAGCATCGATCAGAAATCGAACGCGATCAAGGCATTGGTCGACAAGCTGGAGTATAAGAGGGACGGCATAGGACAGAACGTCCGCCTTCCGGGACTCTTCGCAAGTCTGATCGACTTCGGCGACAAATACATCACACTCGCCACCGACGGAGTCGGTACCAAGCTCATGATCGCGGAAGCCCTGAACAAATGGGACACCGTTGGAATCGACTGCATCGCGATGAACGTCAACGACACCATCTGCGTGAACGCCGAGCCCACATCCTTCGTAGATTACATCGCTATCGACAAGCCCAACGAGGAGATCACCAAGGAGATCGGTATCGGACTCCAAAAAGGTGCGGAACTCTCCAACATGGAGATCGTCGGTGGGGAGATAGCCGTCCTCCCCGAGATCGTGAACGGCGTGGACCTCTCAGGAACCTGTCTCGGATACGTCGCCAAGGACAGGATCATAACCGGGGAGACCTGCGAGGAAGGGGACCTCATTATCGCTCTGAAGTCCTCAGGTATCCACTCGAACGGACTGACCCTCGCCAGGAAGATCGTCGAGGCCAACAACATCAGATGGAACGACAAGGTATCCGGCCTCTCCAAGTCGATGGGTGAGGAGCTCCTCACTCCCACTGAGATCTACGTGAAGCAGGTCCTCGAGATCACATCGAATTTTAACGTCCACGGACTGGTGGACATCACCGGAGGAGGCCTCAGGAACATCCTCCGCATGAAGAAGGGACTCCAGTACGTCATCAGCGACCCCGTCAAACCCGCACCCATCTTCCAGAAGCTCCAGGAGCTCGGAGAGGTGGAGGACAAGGAGATCTATCAGACGCTCAACATGAGCATGGGATTCACCATCATCGCCCCCGCCGACGATGCTGAGCAGATCGCCAAGAAGTACTCCAACGCAGAGATAGTCGGACGCGTCCAGAAAGGGAACGGTGTCCTGCTGGAACCCGGGAACATACTGTACGACCACTACTGATCAGCTGAGCCTAGTGAGGTTCAGCTTCGTAAGGTCAATGAGGGACTGCCTGTAGGGGCTGTCCGGAAGAATGCTGAGGCAGTCCACGGCCTCGTCGACATAATCCTTGATGATGAGCTTGCAGTCGGAGACTGCCTCAGTCTGGACGATCAGCTCGCGGACATCCTCAAGGGGTGCGCCCTTCTTGATCATTCCGCGGATCTTGTTACCTAGCTTCACATCCCTCATAGCGAGAATTGTCGGCAGAGTAATGATCCCTTCGCTGAGGTCCCTCATCGCCGTCTTACCGGAGACCTTCTCGGTTCCTAGAAGGTCGATCAGGTCATCGGCTATCTGGAATGCCATTCCGTAGAGCTGTCCGAAACGGGCCACCTCCTCGATGACCTCATCGGATGCCTTTGCTGCGATTCCTCCTGTTCTAGCACATTCGGAAAGGAACGCTGCCGTCTTACCGGAGATGACTTGATAGTACTCCTGCTCGATGATATCGAGATCGAACTTGTGGTTGTACTGCAGGAACTCGCTGTCGGCAAGGGATGAACCCATATCGATGATGCTCTGAAGGAGCTTGGGGTTGGAATCGAAGAGGGACATGGCCTTCACCAGCATCATATCGCCGGTGGTGAGCGCCTTCTTCACTCCGAACTGCCTGTAGGTCGCGGGCTTGCCGCGGCGGCTTTCGCTCTCATCGTTGATGTCATCGTGGATGAGCGTGGCCATATGGGTGAGCTCCGCTGCAGCGGCGTATTTCAGGGTGTTCTCGTCCGCCTTGGTCCCGCATGCATAGCATATGAGGATGATCATGGACGGACGAATCATCTTCCCCGGAGAGTCCAATGCATAATCGAGAACATCCTGGACCTCCTTGTTGCTGTCGCGGGTGACCTCATGCATTATCCTGGAGACCTCTTTCAGATCCTCCGAGATGATGTCCTGCCATCCGCTAGCATCCGCTGCCATATTTGCCGTCGATACCTTAGTAGTATAAAGAAAATAGCGAAGTAGAGTTGACCGAATCCCATTTTAAGACCATATGCGACCCCAGCCGCCGCCATAGTGACGAAAACTACGAGTCATACTGTGGCGCATTTAAATTGATTAGATTAAATACAACCACGATAACATGGATTTCGAACGTTCAAACGAATATCATTCATTCCGTACGAAGTTCCTGGCGGTAGTGATTATCGCCGCCATGGCGTTCTCAGCGCTCGCATTGCTCCCCGAGGAGCAGTCCGATGCCGTCAGCAAGAACGTGACAGTGAACAACTGGGGTGAATTAAAAGAGGAATTGAAACATCTCGAGAATGACGAGGTCATCATGTTCGGCCAGGACATAGAACTGGATAATGATGACGACATAACGATCGGGGGCGTGAAGAACCTGACCATTGATATGTTCAACCACGTCCTCAAAAGATGGATCGGCGGCCGCGGACATGAAGAGACCGGTCAGATCAAGTTCGAAGACGGCGCAGTTGTAAGGATCATAAACGGAACCCTGAACGGAGGGTGTTATGATAACGGAGCCGGACTGTATATCAAGGGAGGAAGTTCCGTCACCCTTGAGAATGTGAACTTCAAGAACTCCTATGCTTCCGATGAAGGAGGCTGCATTTTCATCAAAGAGTCATCCACTCTGGTGATGAAGAACGGAGAGATTTCCAATTGCGTTGCGGAGGACGACGGGGGCTTCATCAGAGCTTTGGACTCTTCGAATATAGTCCTTGAGAATGTGAAATTTATTGAGGGTACCGCCAGAGAAAAAGGGGGTGCAATCAACGCCGAAGACGGAACTACCATGACCATCACTAACTGTGAATTCCAAGATAACTTCAGCAGCGATGACGGCGGAGCGATATGTCTCGAAAATACTGGTCAGGTTGACATCATAGGATGTACGTTCTTCAGGAACAGCAGCTATGGATGCGGAGGGGCCCTCTGCATCGACAACGCGGAAACGGTCAACATCAAAGGATGCACTATCAGATACAACAATGTCCATATGGGTGATGATTGGATTGACGGCGGAGGAGTCTTCATCAAAGAGAGTAAGGTGTTCATCGGTCCCAACGGGGATACTGGATGCCTTTTCATCAAAAACACTGCCAGCGTCAACGGAGGTGCGATCCGTATCTACGGAGGAGATGTCGAGATAAGGGGAGCCGAAATAAGTGAAAACTTCACGGATGAATCGGGTGGAGCGATATATGTGACCGGCGACGCCAATCTCCTGCTCGAGGATTGTAAAATCAGCAAGAACAAGTCCGAGGATGGGATCGGAGGAATCCTGATCGGAGACGATGCCAATGTCAAAATGCAGGGCTCCATGTACATAATGGAGAACGAGAAGGGCAGCGATACGAAAGGATTCCTTGGAGTCGCAAATGTCTACATCGAAGGCAAGAACACGATCGAATGCGGAACCTTCAAGGACGGCACCGAGATCGGAATCGATCTGGAGAAGAAGGACAGGGTGTTCACCAAGGGCTATCAGGCTTCCAATCCCGACAAGGACCCTGCGGCATTCTTCAAGACAACCGACGGATACTACGTCGCCCAGGACCCTGATTCGAAAGAGGTCAAGTTCTACGGCGGATCCAGCGGCGACATGTCAGACAACACCATCTGGATAGTCGTCGGGATCATCGCGGCTATAGTCGTGATCGGTATCGTGGTCTACTTCGTCAAATTCAGGAAACCCTGAACAAACCATTAACCGGGGAGGGAAACCCCTCCCCAGACGATTCTCTTCCGGTTTTTCCCATCATCCTATTTATTGATTCAGAACGATTCCCATCAAGATTCAGATGTCACTCAATCCCAAGATAATAGCGGTAATAGCCGTCGCGGCCATCGCATGCATTGCAGCCGGTGCCTTCATAGTCATGAACCAAGAAAGCTCGCCCGACATTCAGGGCAACTGGGTAAAGTACGATCTGTCCGGTGAGAAAGATGCTGGTATGGAATCCTACACAGAAACGGGCCAGGTAACGATGCTATACACATTCCACAGCAAATCGGACAAGAGCTATCAGATCATGAATGCAGGGATGACCACCCGCACATACACTGAGATGGGTAAGACGGCCCAAATCCCAATAATAGGATTCTCCTGGATGCAAGAGAAGGGCTCCATGAAGAAGGGCGGGACCGAGACCATATCCACCGCCGCTGGCG encodes:
- a CDS encoding phosphoribosylformylglycinamidine cyclo-ligase — its product is MSGWTYEKSGVSIDQKSNAIKALVDKLEYKRDGIGQNVRLPGLFASLIDFGDKYITLATDGVGTKLMIAEALNKWDTVGIDCIAMNVNDTICVNAEPTSFVDYIAIDKPNEEITKEIGIGLQKGAELSNMEIVGGEIAVLPEIVNGVDLSGTCLGYVAKDRIITGETCEEGDLIIALKSSGIHSNGLTLARKIVEANNIRWNDKVSGLSKSMGEELLTPTEIYVKQVLEITSNFNVHGLVDITGGGLRNILRMKKGLQYVISDPVKPAPIFQKLQELGEVEDKEIYQTLNMSMGFTIIAPADDAEQIAKKYSNAEIVGRVQKGNGVLLEPGNILYDHY
- a CDS encoding polyprenyl synthetase family protein; translated protein: MAADASGWQDIISEDLKEVSRIMHEVTRDSNKEVQDVLDYALDSPGKMIRPSMIILICYACGTKADENTLKYAAAAELTHMATLIHDDINDESESRRGKPATYRQFGVKKALTTGDMMLVKAMSLFDSNPKLLQSIIDMGSSLADSEFLQYNHKFDLDIIEQEYYQVISGKTAAFLSECARTGGIAAKASDEVIEEVARFGQLYGMAFQIADDLIDLLGTEKVSGKTAMRDLSEGIITLPTILAMRDVKLGNKIRGMIKKGAPLEDVRELIVQTEAVSDCKLIIKDYVDEAVDCLSILPDSPYRQSLIDLTKLNLTRLS
- the cysK gene encoding cysteine synthase A, with the protein product MLYKSIDETIGNTPLVEFTNLEKELGLKAKIFGKMEYFNPAGSVKDRIAKAMIDELEKQGKINKDTILIEPTSGNTGIALASIATARGYKIKIVMPETMSIERRKLIKAYGAELVLTEGAKGMKGAVAKAEELSKEIPNSVIPGQFVNPANPEIHFKTTGPEICKDLNGKVDILVAGVGTGGTITGAGKYLKSKIPSVKVVAVEPKGSPLLSEGKTGPHKIQGIGAGFVPDTLDTKIYDQVIAVEDNDAFVNGRLVGKTEGVLVGISAGAAITAAIQLAKDPANEGKNIVAILADTGERYLSTALFEE
- a CDS encoding Rrf2 family transcriptional regulator — protein: MLVSTKGRYALRVMLDMAEQGEGAVVPLKDIANRQGLSLKYLEAIMPNLKESGLVTGVAGKGGGYKLSKPADQYTVGEILKVSEDQLAPVACLNEGFVCAKADTCKTLPMWRKLDGIISDYLDTVRLTDLL
- a CDS encoding O-acetylhomoserine aminocarboxypropyltransferase/cysteine synthase, with the translated sequence MTTPNGYKLETLQVHAGQEKADPATDSRAVPIYMTTSYVFKDSATAAGRFALTEPGNIYTRLMNPTSSVFEERITALEGGVAALATASGSAAITYSIQNIALAGDHVVSSANVYGGTFNLLANTLREQGIETTFVDPSDPENFRKAIKPNTKLLYTEILGNPNSDVADIDAISKIAHENGIPLIVDSTFSPPSVFRPIEHGADIVVHSATKFIGGHGVAMGGVIVDSGNFDWAQNDKFPTLSKPNPSYHGVVFTEAVGKAAFVVKIRTTLMRDQGAAISPFNSFLLLLGLETLSLRTERHIENALKVVEFLKNHPQVEKVNHPSLETGAKKELYDRYFPKGAGSIFTFELKGDAQKAKKFTESLQLFSLLANVADVKSLVIHPASTTHSQMEEKDLLASGIKPNTIRLSIGTEHIDDIINDLKNAFEAVKE